In a genomic window of Spiroplasma melliferum:
- a CDS encoding F0F1 ATP synthase subunit epsilon, with amino-acid sequence MANQISLKIITPQGVIVNRLVDIITVKTITGYMGILYGHIPLVSTIVPSEMTYKVNNKEYKLSIAGGILQVEQEFVKILADEVEPIS; translated from the coding sequence ATGGCAAATCAAATTAGTTTAAAAATTATTACACCACAAGGTGTGATTGTTAATCGCTTAGTTGATATTATAACAGTGAAAACAATTACGGGATATATGGGCATCTTATATGGACATATTCCTCTTGTTTCAACAATTGTTCCATCTGAAATGACATATAAAGTTAATAATAAAGAATATAAATTAAGTATTGCTGGTGGAATTTTACAAGTTGAGCAAGAATTTGTTAAAATTCTTGCTGACGAGGTTGAACCAATTAGTTAG
- a CDS encoding Cof-like hydrolase, protein MLKINGNQIKLIVTDVDGTLITDNQELPALVQNKLLALQEKGIAVSIASGRMPLGFDNYTRELKIKDYCQYVIGANGALVYDAKNNEPVYSNLIPISDLVVVIEILLKYQCDFTISYQDDDNLYCAGEKLLEIKSKPGAFLDGMKQAKPFCRDDIRIANKIVAKHSSKMMFQEMYTVLKQVSNINVEPLSDYGCDIVHVNSNKGQAILHLIDILNQRQGREIKLENVLYFGDNYNDRSVFEILPYAIAMEHSPTTILDLAYDIASSNNAAGIYHYLNSLEKNN, encoded by the coding sequence ATGTTAAAAATTAATGGTAATCAAATTAAATTAATTGTTACTGATGTTGATGGTACATTGATTACTGATAATCAAGAGTTACCAGCCCTTGTTCAAAATAAATTACTTGCATTGCAAGAAAAAGGAATTGCTGTTTCAATTGCATCAGGACGAATGCCCCTTGGTTTTGATAATTACACAAGAGAATTAAAAATTAAGGATTATTGCCAGTATGTTATTGGTGCTAATGGTGCTTTAGTGTATGATGCTAAAAATAATGAGCCAGTTTATAGTAATTTAATACCAATTTCGGATTTAGTTGTTGTAATTGAAATTTTATTAAAATATCAATGTGATTTTACAATTTCGTATCAAGATGATGATAATTTATATTGTGCTGGTGAAAAATTATTAGAAATTAAATCAAAACCAGGCGCATTTTTAGATGGAATGAAACAAGCAAAACCATTTTGTCGTGATGACATTAGAATAGCCAATAAAATTGTTGCAAAGCATTCATCTAAGATGATGTTTCAAGAAATGTATACTGTATTAAAACAAGTTTCAAATATTAATGTTGAGCCATTATCTGACTATGGGTGCGATATTGTCCATGTTAATTCAAATAAAGGACAAGCAATTTTACATTTAATTGATATTTTAAATCAAAGACAAGGCCGAGAAATTAAATTAGAAAATGTTTTATATTTTGGTGATAATTATAATGATCGTTCTGTGTTTGAAATTTTACCTTATGCAATTGCAATGGAACATAGTCCAACTACAATTTTAGATTTAGCATACGATATAGCTAGCAGTAATAATGCAGCAGGAATTTATCATTATTTAAATAGCCTTGAAAAAAATAATTAA
- a CDS encoding preprotein translocase subunit SecG — MNLSSMMFLAIEPQVANTIIYVFEIIALIVSIIMIIVGLLQNKKAQTGLSALNGGNDELFANSKERGLDRTLSIFMLAFGSTLLIITLLINLLTKVLL; from the coding sequence ATGAACTTATCAAGTATGATGTTTTTAGCAATTGAACCACAAGTAGCCAATACAATTATTTATGTTTTTGAAATAATTGCTTTAATTGTATCAATTATTATGATTATTGTTGGTTTATTACAAAACAAAAAAGCACAAACGGGATTAAGTGCTTTAAATGGTGGTAATGATGAATTATTTGCTAATAGTAAAGAACGTGGGTTAGATCGAACATTGTCAATTTTTATGTTAGCATTTGGTTCAACATTATTAATTATTACATTATTGATAAATTTATTAACGAAAGTTCTATTGTAA
- a CDS encoding putative ribonuclease R, whose translation MHEQIVAILKKQTKLIDTIELAQLLNINKIDDNKMLLKALVELENDNIIGVTQQHRFYYFDPKIYLRGVISINKKGFGFIKINENQEEYYVKQDDLNNALDQDQVLFILKKQKNDNNSKKAEAQVIKVLKRNNEYVVGVIKKNRHQQKYLEILNNKLTQYRAEIINLAEAIENTIVKGIITSINSKNNLMQVKIIEIIGNTNQVGVDVLAILHEFNIRTKFNEEALTEANQINQNVDVATMLANKSRRDLQTEMFVTIDGNDSKDFDDAILVKKNQNGNYLLLVSIADVAHYVPHNSYLDKEAFERGCSVYLIDRVVPMLPEKLSNGICSLNPFEPRLTLICEMEIDQQGHVVNSSIYEAVIISKARLTYDEVNKLFCQEKNHISAEIAQMLFLAQQLYQILVWKKEHDGVVDFDLDEPKFIVDKNGKIKDIVVRERADAEKLIESFMIRANETVAETIYWMDLPFVYRVHDKPKPKKLFDLYTQLSYLGLNIKGKLENIHSKDLQQILNKLKDKENFKVISALVLRSMEKAKYSAINDGHFGLASWCYTHFTSPIRRYPDLVVHRLLKEYLFQGKVKITDLEQTRAFVSHASQQSSLAELRAMECEREVDKMKEAEYMEDKIGYEYNGIIAGVTSFGIFVELPNTIEGLVHITDLKNDYYVFDEKSLKLIGERKRKEYFLGKKVRIRVKKASKKLRQIDFELVD comes from the coding sequence ATGCACGAGCAAATTGTAGCCATTTTAAAAAAACAAACGAAACTAATTGATACGATTGAATTAGCACAGTTATTAAATATTAATAAAATTGATGATAATAAAATGTTGTTAAAGGCTTTAGTTGAATTAGAAAATGATAATATTATTGGAGTAACACAACAACATCGTTTTTACTATTTTGATCCAAAAATTTATTTACGAGGAGTTATTAGTATTAATAAAAAAGGTTTTGGTTTTATAAAAATTAATGAAAACCAAGAAGAATATTATGTTAAACAAGATGATTTAAATAATGCCTTAGACCAAGATCAAGTTTTGTTTATTTTAAAAAAACAAAAAAATGATAATAATTCTAAAAAAGCAGAAGCACAAGTAATTAAAGTTTTGAAACGAAATAATGAATATGTCGTTGGGGTTATTAAAAAGAATCGTCATCAACAGAAATATTTAGAAATTTTAAATAATAAATTAACCCAATATCGTGCTGAAATCATTAATTTGGCTGAGGCAATTGAAAATACAATTGTCAAGGGAATTATTACAAGTATTAATAGTAAAAACAATTTAATGCAAGTTAAAATCATTGAGATTATTGGTAATACTAATCAAGTCGGTGTTGATGTTTTAGCTATTTTACATGAATTTAATATTCGTACTAAATTTAATGAAGAGGCATTAACTGAGGCGAACCAAATTAACCAAAATGTTGATGTTGCAACGATGTTGGCAAATAAATCACGCCGTGATTTACAAACAGAAATGTTTGTTACAATTGATGGTAATGATTCAAAAGATTTTGATGATGCTATTTTAGTTAAAAAAAATCAAAATGGTAATTATTTATTATTAGTTTCAATTGCTGATGTTGCGCATTATGTTCCACATAATAGTTATCTTGATAAAGAAGCTTTTGAACGAGGGTGTTCAGTTTATTTAATTGATCGGGTTGTCCCAATGTTACCAGAAAAATTAAGTAATGGGATTTGTTCCTTAAATCCTTTTGAGCCACGATTAACATTAATTTGTGAAATGGAAATTGATCAGCAGGGACATGTTGTTAATTCTAGTATTTATGAAGCCGTGATTATTTCAAAAGCGCGATTAACTTATGATGAGGTTAATAAATTATTTTGCCAGGAAAAAAATCATATTTCAGCCGAAATTGCTCAGATGTTGTTTTTAGCGCAACAGTTATATCAAATTTTAGTTTGAAAAAAAGAACATGATGGGGTTGTTGATTTTGATTTAGATGAACCAAAGTTTATTGTTGATAAAAATGGTAAGATTAAAGACATTGTTGTACGAGAACGTGCTGACGCGGAAAAATTAATTGAGAGTTTTATGATTCGTGCTAATGAAACAGTAGCAGAAACAATTTATTGAATGGATTTACCATTTGTTTATCGAGTCCATGATAAGCCAAAGCCAAAAAAATTGTTTGACTTGTATACCCAATTATCTTATTTAGGTTTAAATATTAAAGGTAAGTTAGAAAATATTCATTCTAAAGATTTACAGCAAATTTTAAATAAGTTAAAGGATAAGGAAAATTTTAAAGTTATTTCAGCGTTAGTGTTACGAAGTATGGAAAAAGCTAAGTATAGTGCTATTAATGATGGTCATTTTGGTTTGGCATCTTGATGTTATACGCACTTTACTTCGCCAATTCGGCGCTATCCCGATTTAGTTGTTCATCGTTTATTAAAAGAGTATTTATTTCAAGGAAAAGTTAAAATTACTGATTTAGAACAAACGCGAGCTTTTGTTAGTCATGCTAGTCAACAGTCATCCCTTGCAGAATTACGGGCAATGGAATGTGAACGAGAAGTTGATAAAATGAAAGAAGCCGAATATATGGAAGATAAAATTGGATATGAATATAATGGTATTATTGCAGGGGTTACTTCGTTTGGAATTTTTGTTGAATTACCAAATACAATTGAAGGATTGGTTCATATTACTGATTTAAAAAATGACTATTACGTTTTTGATGAAAAAAGTTTAAAATTAATTGGAGAACGAAAACGGAAAGAATATTTTTTAGGAAAAAAAGTACGAATTAGAGTAAAGAAAGCAAGTAAAAAACTACGACAAATTGATTTTGAACTAGTTGATTAA
- a CDS encoding SsrA-binding protein yields the protein MLTITVNKKARYNYEIIETYEAGIVLTGSEIKSIRNNDVSINEAFVIIRKNEAFVINMIIAQYKFSTAYVPDADRTRKLLLHKKEIKKILQRIKLERLTLVPLKLYLKNNYAKLEIALVRGKKNYDKRETIKQRDNERLRRKY from the coding sequence ATGTTGACAATTACAGTTAATAAAAAAGCACGGTATAATTATGAAATTATTGAAACCTATGAAGCTGGCATTGTTTTGACAGGCAGTGAGATTAAGTCAATTCGGAATAATGATGTATCAATTAATGAGGCGTTTGTTATTATTCGTAAAAATGAGGCGTTTGTTATTAATATGATAATTGCTCAATATAAATTTTCAACAGCATACGTGCCAGATGCTGACCGTACTAGAAAATTGCTTTTACATAAAAAAGAAATTAAGAAAATTTTGCAACGAATTAAATTAGAACGTTTAACGTTAGTACCGTTAAAGTTATATCTTAAAAATAATTATGCTAAATTAGAAATTGCTTTAGTTCGTGGGAAAAAGAATTATGATAAACGTGAAACAATTAAACAACGGGATAATGAGCGTTTACGCCGGAAGTATTAA
- a CDS encoding alcohol dehydrogenase, translating into MQALIFQGKKKIEWTETNEPIIKKATDIIVKIEGFTFSHADYRPYLGYDNSVVPNTIMGHEGVGIVTAIGDDVTKLKIGDRVAIGCVTHCNICQWCEQKAFANCTNGGFILGTKINGTHAEYVRVPYGENSVIKIPKTMNLTDALMLSDVLPTGYENVIKKIDLKQINNVAIIGDGPIGLGILLLLNKYNKKIDIYGHHNQKLNYFKKMGAHKIYDSTLTTFDIKYDLVIECVGNDRGTFEQAQQMINFNGTIITIGVFKKPVVFNLQQLWNQNITIHTGILNCYTLKELVLKIENKEIIPKYLVSKTFNKNEVLKAYETFMETDIFKVVVKL; encoded by the coding sequence ATGCAAGCATTAATTTTTCAAGGAAAAAAGAAGATTGAATGAACCGAAACTAACGAGCCAATTATTAAAAAAGCAACAGATATTATTGTAAAAATTGAGGGGTTTACTTTTTCACATGCGGATTATCGCCCATATTTAGGGTATGATAATAGTGTTGTTCCTAACACAATTATGGGACACGAAGGAGTTGGAATTGTGACAGCAATTGGAGATGATGTTACAAAACTTAAAATCGGCGACCGTGTTGCGATTGGATGTGTTACTCACTGTAATATTTGCCAATGATGTGAACAAAAAGCATTTGCTAATTGTACAAATGGTGGTTTTATTTTGGGAACTAAAATCAATGGAACGCATGCTGAATATGTTCGTGTCCCTTATGGGGAGAATAGTGTTATTAAAATTCCAAAAACAATGAATTTAACTGATGCATTAATGTTAAGCGATGTGTTACCAACAGGATATGAAAATGTTATTAAAAAAATTGATTTAAAACAAATTAATAATGTTGCAATTATTGGTGATGGGCCAATTGGTTTAGGCATTTTATTGTTGTTAAATAAATATAATAAAAAAATTGATATTTATGGTCATCATAATCAAAAATTAAATTATTTTAAAAAAATGGGGGCACATAAAATTTATGATAGTACTTTAACTACTTTTGATATTAAATATGATTTAGTAATTGAATGTGTAGGTAATGACCGAGGTACTTTTGAGCAGGCACAACAAATGATTAATTTTAATGGTACAATTATTACAATTGGTGTTTTCAAAAAACCAGTTGTATTTAACTTACAACAATTATGAAATCAAAATATTACTATTCATACCGGAATTTTAAATTGTTATACTTTAAAAGAACTTGTATTAAAAATTGAAAATAAAGAAATTATTCCAAAGTATTTAGTATCAAAAACTTTTAATAAAAATGAAGTGTTAAAAGCATATGAAACTTTTATGGAAACAGATATTTTTAAAGTTGTTGTCAAATTATAA
- a CDS encoding cell division protein FtsY: MGFFQKLKAKREEKKQIKLEKALRKTRLTFSNDIKKLAHKYKEYDDQYLEELEEILIASDMGMNMVLQITNQIRKKVRKGWSIEDTNDYLVEVIMDLYNDPKSKQNKLNIKDQRLNVILMVGVNGAGKTTTIAKLAKQFLDQKKSVLLVAGDTFRAGAVEQLNQWAERLHVNIVKPLKEGQDPASVIYDGLVKGKKEQVDIIIIDTAGRLQNKVNLMNELNKINRIIKREIPDAPHETLLVIDGVTGQNGISQAKNFSEVTDVSGIVLTKMDGTAKGGVVLAIKDQLNIPVKLIGLGEQPADLQEFDIEQYIYNLMKDLFNKNEVETE; this comes from the coding sequence ATGGGTTTTTTTCAAAAATTAAAAGCAAAACGTGAAGAAAAGAAACAAATTAAATTAGAAAAGGCGCTACGCAAAACGCGCTTAACTTTTTCTAATGATATTAAAAAATTAGCACATAAGTATAAAGAATATGATGATCAATACTTAGAAGAATTAGAAGAAATTTTAATTGCAAGTGATATGGGAATGAATATGGTTTTACAAATTACTAATCAAATTCGAAAAAAAGTGCGAAAAGGTTGAAGTATTGAAGATACAAATGATTATTTAGTTGAAGTAATTATGGATTTATATAATGATCCAAAAAGTAAACAAAATAAATTAAATATCAAAGACCAACGATTAAATGTTATTTTAATGGTTGGTGTTAACGGTGCAGGTAAGACAACAACTATTGCTAAATTAGCAAAACAATTTCTTGACCAAAAGAAAAGTGTCCTATTAGTTGCTGGTGATACTTTTCGGGCAGGGGCTGTTGAACAGTTAAACCAATGAGCAGAACGTTTGCATGTCAATATTGTTAAACCATTAAAAGAAGGCCAAGATCCAGCTAGTGTTATTTATGATGGATTAGTTAAAGGAAAAAAAGAACAAGTTGATATTATTATCATTGATACAGCTGGGCGTTTACAAAATAAAGTTAATTTAATGAATGAATTAAATAAAATTAATCGTATTATTAAGCGAGAAATTCCTGATGCTCCACATGAAACATTATTAGTAATTGACGGGGTTACTGGTCAAAATGGTATTTCACAAGCAAAGAACTTTTCAGAGGTAACCGATGTTAGCGGTATTGTTTTAACAAAAATGGATGGTACGGCTAAAGGGGGCGTTGTTTTAGCAATTAAAGACCAATTAAATATTCCTGTTAAATTAATTGGTTTAGGTGAGCAACCAGCTGATTTACAAGAATTTGATATTGAACAATATATTTATAATTTGATGAAAGATTTATTTAACAAGAATGAAGTGGAAACAGAATAA
- a CDS encoding putative transmembrane protein: MPEYIENRHFITSDQYELSTLGTIDKTGQDIILAVHDLYGSKENFAGLINNAIWAKHKVSVIAFNQRNIGDNVPTRIKNVGILVNDIIDVITALKNKYEQQRIVLLLEGFSCGLINLLLEQKPLIEKVIFVNPITNSNGIRFSILSKIGIGFGFLFNLNKILKIHIDYQLLSQN; this comes from the coding sequence TTGCCCGAATATATTGAAAATAGACACTTTATTACTTCTGATCAATATGAATTATCAACATTAGGAACAATTGATAAAACTGGTCAGGATATTATTTTAGCAGTTCATGATTTATATGGTAGTAAGGAAAATTTTGCTGGTTTAATTAATAATGCGATATGAGCTAAGCATAAAGTTTCAGTAATTGCTTTTAATCAACGAAATATTGGGGATAATGTACCAACTAGGATTAAAAATGTTGGAATTTTAGTTAATGATATTATTGATGTAATTACAGCTTTAAAAAATAAATATGAACAACAAAGAATTGTTTTATTATTAGAAGGATTTTCATGTGGTTTAATTAATTTATTATTAGAACAAAAACCATTAATTGAAAAGGTTATTTTTGTTAATCCAATTACAAATTCAAATGGAATAAGATTTTCAATACTTAGTAAAATTGGGATTGGATTTGGATTTTTATTTAATTTAAACAAAATTCTTAAAATTCATATTGATTATCAACTTTTAAGTCAAAATTAA
- a CDS encoding putative transmembrane protein gives MEKEQTYFLNQILQFNYLNKKIVKQINNLKVKTLILQAEADKFYNAKQVVLITNPLVKIKKIETAKHYLFTNQTISAEIFTEIINLN, from the coding sequence ATGGAAAAAGAACAAACTTATTTTTTAAATCAAATTTTACAATTCAATTATCTTAATAAAAAGATAGTAAAACAAATTAATAATCTCAAAGTAAAGACTTTAATATTGCAAGCAGAGGCTGACAAATTTTATAATGCAAAACAAGTAGTTTTAATTACTAATCCACTGGTTAAAATAAAAAAAATTGAGACAGCAAAACATTATTTATTTACTAATCAAACTATTAGTGCTGAAATTTTTACTGAAATAATTAATTTAAATTAA
- a CDS encoding S-adenosylmethionine synthetase, with protein MGKERILFTSESVSEGHPDKICDQISDAVLDACLKEDPLSRVACECFITTNRVIIGGEITTKAKVDYANVARKVLKEIGYNNAEWGIDWQNCEVEILVKTQSPDISIGVDKAGAGDQGIMFGYATNESDNYMPLAISIAHALVKRASMLRKKGMFIGARPDMKSQVTLDLTNVKHIYIDTILMSIQHDEDIDEAKFKHFVITEIMEPVVQEFKMNLDFKVLINPTGRFVIGGPKGDAGLTGRKIIVDTYGGYARHGGGAFSGKDGTKVDRSAAYMARYVAKNIVAAGLTERCEIQLSYAIGVAEPISIFVETFGTNFVTNDIILQAIKENFDFRPQAMIETLDLQKPIYQQTATYGHFGRYHTELPWEKLDKVQSLIKYLPVV; from the coding sequence ATGGGAAAAGAACGAATTTTATTTACATCAGAATCAGTATCAGAAGGACATCCGGATAAGATTTGTGATCAAATTTCAGATGCTGTTTTAGATGCATGTTTAAAAGAAGACCCCTTATCACGAGTGGCATGTGAATGTTTTATTACAACTAATCGGGTTATTATTGGTGGTGAAATTACGACAAAAGCAAAGGTTGATTATGCCAATGTAGCACGGAAAGTGTTAAAAGAAATTGGGTATAATAATGCAGAATGAGGAATTGATTGACAAAATTGTGAAGTTGAAATACTAGTTAAAACACAATCACCAGATATTTCTATTGGTGTTGATAAAGCCGGAGCTGGTGATCAAGGAATTATGTTTGGTTATGCAACAAATGAATCAGATAATTATATGCCGTTAGCAATTTCAATTGCTCATGCCTTAGTAAAGAGAGCAAGTATGCTACGCAAAAAAGGAATGTTTATTGGGGCACGACCAGATATGAAATCACAAGTAACATTAGATTTAACTAATGTTAAACATATTTATATTGATACAATCTTAATGTCAATTCAACATGATGAAGATATTGATGAAGCTAAATTTAAGCATTTTGTTATTACAGAAATTATGGAACCAGTTGTGCAAGAATTTAAAATGAATTTAGATTTTAAAGTTTTAATTAATCCAACTGGTCGATTTGTAATTGGTGGGCCAAAAGGTGATGCTGGATTAACAGGACGAAAAATTATTGTTGATACATATGGTGGATATGCTCGTCATGGTGGTGGTGCTTTTTCGGGGAAAGATGGAACAAAAGTTGATCGTTCAGCAGCATATATGGCGCGTTATGTCGCAAAAAATATTGTTGCAGCAGGACTAACTGAACGATGTGAGATTCAATTATCTTATGCAATTGGTGTGGCTGAACCAATTTCAATTTTTGTTGAAACATTTGGAACTAATTTTGTAACAAATGATATTATTTTGCAGGCAATTAAAGAAAATTTTGATTTTCGTCCCCAAGCAATGATTGAAACATTAGATTTACAAAAACCAATTTATCAACAAACTGCAACTTATGGACATTTTGGTCGTTACCATACTGAACTACCATGAGAAAAATTAGATAAAGTTCAAAGTTTAATAAAATATTTACCAGTTGTTTAA
- a CDS encoding putative HAD superfamily hydrolase: MKYKLIALDLDGTTARRNRISKQNVTAIKWALANGIKVIIATGRSIGAIRKVAKKLGIIENKMPVIAFNGGVIYDFAKEKIIQQNVFSNDELINVFYLANECKIQLWAYSVKNEHLAYVNTKHSLMIKWMSFHTKRKRILVGEPTALYDQAYKFVVSGKKENVLKFKAKLLVKYEFNIFDWSYLPNQSLNLEISPKGSDKKDALEYLAKIYNIQPAEIIAMGDGSNDYEMLKWAGVGIAMGNAKADIKTISDDTTAHYRRSGVAKAINKYFKK; encoded by the coding sequence ATGAAGTATAAGTTAATTGCTCTTGATTTGGATGGTACAACAGCAAGGAGAAATCGAATTTCAAAGCAAAATGTTACAGCCATTAAGTGAGCATTGGCAAATGGAATTAAAGTAATTATTGCAACTGGCCGTAGTATTGGTGCCATTAGAAAAGTAGCAAAAAAATTAGGCATTATTGAAAATAAAATGCCAGTAATTGCTTTTAATGGTGGAGTAATTTATGATTTTGCGAAAGAAAAGATTATTCAACAAAATGTTTTTTCTAATGATGAATTAATTAATGTTTTTTATCTTGCTAATGAATGTAAAATTCAATTATGAGCATATTCAGTTAAAAATGAGCATTTAGCTTATGTTAATACTAAGCATAGTTTGATGATTAAATGAATGAGTTTTCACACAAAACGAAAAAGAATATTAGTGGGTGAACCTACTGCTTTGTATGATCAAGCTTACAAGTTTGTTGTTAGTGGTAAAAAAGAGAATGTGTTAAAATTTAAAGCAAAACTTTTAGTAAAATATGAATTTAATATTTTTGATTGGTCATATTTACCAAACCAAAGTTTAAATTTAGAAATTAGTCCAAAAGGTAGTGACAAAAAAGATGCTTTAGAATATCTTGCTAAAATATATAATATTCAACCAGCAGAAATTATTGCAATGGGGGATGGTTCAAATGATTATGAAATGTTAAAATGAGCTGGTGTTGGAATTGCAATGGGGAATGCCAAAGCGGATATTAAAACTATTTCTGATGATACAACTGCCCATTATCGTCGCTCAGGAGTAGCAAAAGCAATTAATAAATATTTTAAAAAATAA
- a CDS encoding putative transcriptional regulator, with the protein MLLGEKIKLLRQKNNLTIEELANRCELTKGFISQLERDISSPSIETLESILEVLGTNLADFFKQEKNRKFVYAAEEHYKVEQNNYRIEWLVPNAQVNELEPILIQIKPQGESERILPFEGQIFGYVLKGTVLVYSGQKVQKAHTRDSFYLYGNNQHYLKNETNEIVEVLWISTPPIF; encoded by the coding sequence ATGCTACTAGGAGAAAAAATTAAACTATTACGTCAAAAAAATAATTTAACAATTGAAGAATTAGCAAATCGTTGTGAATTAACGAAAGGATTTATTAGTCAACTTGAACGCGATATTTCTTCTCCGAGTATTGAAACACTAGAAAGTATTTTAGAAGTTTTAGGCACCAACTTAGCAGATTTTTTTAAACAAGAAAAAAATAGAAAATTCGTTTATGCAGCAGAAGAACATTATAAAGTTGAACAAAATAATTATCGGATTGAATGATTAGTTCCTAATGCACAAGTAAATGAATTAGAACCAATTTTAATTCAAATTAAACCACAAGGAGAATCAGAACGCATATTACCATTTGAGGGTCAGATTTTTGGTTATGTTTTAAAAGGGACAGTGTTAGTTTATTCTGGACAAAAAGTACAAAAAGCACATACTCGTGATAGTTTTTATTTATATGGTAATAATCAACACTATTTAAAAAACGAAACAAATGAAATTGTTGAAGTATTATGAATATCAACACCACCAATATTTTAA
- a CDS encoding spermidine/putrescine ABC transporter ATP-binding protein has translation METNILELRNISKQYDGKVVLKGINLNIKEGEFVTLLGPSGCGKTTTLRIIAGFEQPNSGELLFLGKDYLKTPVHKREVNTVFQNYALFPHLTVFDNIAYGLKVKRNKYDVIETEVKKFLQLVGLEGFEDKSVEQLSGGQRQRVALARALINKPKVLLLDEPMAALDVKLRKKMQAELKALQGEIGITFILVTHDQEEALTLSDRIIVMNDGAIQQVGTPAEIYNEPENLWTAQFIGDSNIISNAIFIKDNLVTIDGKKIVCVDRGFGENENQIDIIIRPEDIDIVPVGKGFFTGTVKRVNFKGVHWEIIVKCKERKYLIHSTDRVEEGDQVDISWNVEDIHVMWKEIDD, from the coding sequence TTGGAAACAAATATTTTAGAGTTACGAAACATTTCAAAACAATATGATGGGAAAGTGGTTTTGAAAGGAATTAACTTAAACATTAAAGAAGGAGAATTTGTCACATTACTAGGACCATCAGGATGTGGGAAAACAACAACATTAAGAATTATTGCTGGATTTGAACAACCTAATAGTGGGGAATTATTATTTTTAGGGAAAGACTATTTAAAAACACCCGTTCATAAACGAGAAGTTAATACTGTTTTTCAAAATTATGCCTTATTTCCGCATTTAACTGTTTTTGATAATATTGCTTATGGATTAAAAGTTAAGCGCAATAAATATGATGTTATTGAAACTGAAGTAAAGAAATTTTTACAATTAGTAGGATTAGAAGGCTTTGAAGATAAATCAGTTGAACAATTATCGGGAGGGCAACGCCAACGTGTTGCATTAGCACGAGCATTAATTAATAAGCCAAAGGTTTTATTATTAGATGAACCAATGGCTGCATTAGATGTTAAATTACGAAAAAAAATGCAAGCAGAATTAAAAGCTTTGCAAGGAGAAATTGGAATTACTTTTATTTTAGTAACACATGACCAAGAAGAAGCATTAACATTGTCTGATCGTATTATTGTAATGAATGATGGAGCAATTCAACAAGTTGGTACACCAGCGGAAATTTATAATGAACCAGAAAATTTATGAACAGCACAATTTATTGGTGACTCAAATATTATTTCAAATGCAATTTTTATTAAAGATAATTTAGTAACAATTGATGGCAAAAAAATTGTTTGTGTTGACCGTGGATTTGGTGAAAATGAAAATCAAATTGATATTATTATTCGCCCTGAAGATATTGATATTGTTCCAGTGGGAAAAGGATTCTTTACAGGAACAGTTAAAAGAGTTAATTTTAAAGGAGTTCATTGGGAAATTATTGTTAAATGTAAAGAACGAAAATATTTAATTCATTCAACAGATAGAGTTGAAGAAGGTGACCAAGTTGATATTTCGTGAAATGTTGAAGATATTCATGTTATGTGGAAAGAGATTGATGATTAA